In the Acomys russatus chromosome 13, mAcoRus1.1, whole genome shotgun sequence genome, one interval contains:
- the Mbd4 gene encoding methyl-CpG-binding domain protein 4 isoform X1, giving the protein MKGPKLGDYTAPSITPGENLVPDPPWDRCKEDVAVGLRNVGEDGKELVIGSGCSSLLQEPTASTLLSGTAETECHEPALCGWERVVKQRSSGKTAGRFDVYFISPQGLKFRSKRSLANYLLKNGETFLKPEDFDFTVLSKGAIRPGYEDQSLAALASQQPNKTDISNRNLRTRSKREADVPPLPSGNSELPASSRPLNSAPLLLKEDAGSGTMRKPKRKVTVSKGTRNEKTKQRCRKSLSASARSTRKREPVLQRAGAESECQLSRARCPVDACTNDTVGVAGKEKRLRKEKPLTPGSDLHSTQVTSGITKKLCSTEEAGDAKHEAEEIRSKGAQEGEAHLHIDVLRGGPEMPSCSQAKKHFTSEPFQEDSIPQTQVEKRKTSLYFSSKYNKEALSPPRRKAFKKWTPPRSPFNLVQETLFHDPWKLLIATIFLNRTSGKMAIPVLWEFLEKYPSAEVARTADWRDVSDLLKPLGLYDLRAKTIIRFSDEYLTKPWRYPIELHGIGKYGNDSYRIFCVNEWKQVHPEDHKLNKYHDWLWENHEKLSLS; this is encoded by the exons ATGAAAGGCCCAAAGCTTGGGGACTACACAGCCCCCTCCATCACCCCTGGAGAGAACCTAGTTCCAGACCCGCCTTGGGACCGCTG caAGGAAGATGTTGCTGTTGGCCTGAGAAATGTGGGAGAAGATGGAAAGGAGCTGGTGATAGGCAGTGGATGTAGCTCCCTTCTCCAGGAGCCCACTGCTTCTACTCTGTTGAGTGGTACTGCGGAGACAGAATGCCATGAGCCTGCCTTGTGTGGATGGGAAAGAGTTGTGAAGCAAAGGTCATCTGGGAAAACTGCAGGAAGATTTGATGTATACTTTATCAG ccCACAAGGACTGAAGTTTCGATCGAAACGTTCGCTTGCTAATTATCTTCTTAAAAATGGAGAGACTTTTCTTAAGCCTGAAGATTTTGATTTTACTGTACTGTCTAAAGGGGCCATCAGGCCAGGTTATGAGGACCAAAGCTTGGCAGCTCTGGCTTCCCAGCAGCCAAACAAAACCGACATTTCAAACCGGAACCTCAGGACACGAAGCAAGCGGGAAGCAGATGTGCCGCCTCTGCCAAGTGGTAATTCAGAGTTGCCAGCTAGCAGCAGACCACTGAACTCTGCTCCTTTGCTGTTGAAAGAAGATGCTGGCTCTGGGACGATgagaaaacccaaaagaaaggTGACTGTTTCgaaaggaactagaaatgaaaaaACGAAACAAAGGTGCAGGAAGagtctctcagcttctgctcgAAGTACCAGAAAAAGAGAACCTGTGCTTCAGAGAGCAGGTGCCGAAAGTGAATGCCAACTCAGCAGAGCCCGCTGCCCCGTGGATGCCTGCACAAATGACACCGTCGGCGTGGCTGGGAAAGAAAAGCGCCTGAGAAAGGAAAAACCACTGACCCCAGGGTCAGATCTTCACTCCACACAAGTAACCTCTGGCATCACAAAGAAATTATGCTCAACTGAAGAAGCAGGTGATgccaagcatgaggcagaggaaATCAGATCGAAGGGAGCCCAAGAGGGGGAGGCACATTTGCATATCGACGTTTTACGGGGTGGCCCTGAAATGCCCAGCTGCTCACAAGCCAAAAAACACTTTACTTCTGAGCCATTTCAAG aaGACAGCATCCCACAAACacaagtagaaaaaagaaaaacaagcctgTATTTTTCCAGCAAATACAACAAAGAAG CTCTTAGCCCCCCAAGACGCAAAGCCTTCAAGAAATGGACCCCTCCTCGGTCACCTTTTAATCTTGTTCAAGAAACACTTTTCCATGATCCATGGAAGCTCCTCATCGCGACTATATTTCTCAATCGGACCTCAG GCAAGATGGCCATCCCTGTGCTGTGGGAGTTTCTAGAGAAGTACCCTTCAGCTGAGGTGGCCCGAACTGCTGACTGGAGGGACGTGTCTGACCTTCTTAAGCCTCTTGGTCTCTATGATCTCCGTGCAAAAACCATCATCAGGTTCTCAG ATGAGTATCTGACAAAGCCGTGGAGGTATCCGATTGAGCTTCATGGGATTGGTAAATACGGCAATGACTCCTACCGGATCTTCTGTGTCAATGAGTGGAAGCAG
- the Mbd4 gene encoding methyl-CpG-binding domain protein 4 isoform X4 yields MSLCKEDVAVGLRNVGEDGKELVIGSGCSSLLQEPTASTLLSGTAETECHEPALCGWERVVKQRSSGKTAGRFDVYFISPQGLKFRSKRSLANYLLKNGETFLKPEDFDFTVLSKGAIRPGYEDQSLAALASQQPNKTDISNRNLRTRSKREADVPPLPSGNSELPASSRPLNSAPLLLKEDAGSGTMRKPKRKVTVSKGTRNEKTKQRCRKSLSASARSTRKREPVLQRAGAESECQLSRARCPVDACTNDTVGVAGKEKRLRKEKPLTPGSDLHSTQVTSGITKKLCSTEEAGDAKHEAEEIRSKGAQEGEAHLHIDVLRGGPEMPSCSQAKKHFTSEPFQEDSIPQTQVEKRKTSLYFSSKYNKEALSPPRRKAFKKWTPPRSPFNLVQETLFHDPWKLLIATIFLNRTSGKMAIPVLWEFLEKYPSAEVARTADWRDVSDLLKPLGLYDLRAKTIIRFSDEYLTKPWRYPIELHGIGKYGNDSYRIFCVNEWKQVHPEDHKLNKYHDWLWENHEKLSLS; encoded by the exons ATGAGCCTCTG caAGGAAGATGTTGCTGTTGGCCTGAGAAATGTGGGAGAAGATGGAAAGGAGCTGGTGATAGGCAGTGGATGTAGCTCCCTTCTCCAGGAGCCCACTGCTTCTACTCTGTTGAGTGGTACTGCGGAGACAGAATGCCATGAGCCTGCCTTGTGTGGATGGGAAAGAGTTGTGAAGCAAAGGTCATCTGGGAAAACTGCAGGAAGATTTGATGTATACTTTATCAG ccCACAAGGACTGAAGTTTCGATCGAAACGTTCGCTTGCTAATTATCTTCTTAAAAATGGAGAGACTTTTCTTAAGCCTGAAGATTTTGATTTTACTGTACTGTCTAAAGGGGCCATCAGGCCAGGTTATGAGGACCAAAGCTTGGCAGCTCTGGCTTCCCAGCAGCCAAACAAAACCGACATTTCAAACCGGAACCTCAGGACACGAAGCAAGCGGGAAGCAGATGTGCCGCCTCTGCCAAGTGGTAATTCAGAGTTGCCAGCTAGCAGCAGACCACTGAACTCTGCTCCTTTGCTGTTGAAAGAAGATGCTGGCTCTGGGACGATgagaaaacccaaaagaaaggTGACTGTTTCgaaaggaactagaaatgaaaaaACGAAACAAAGGTGCAGGAAGagtctctcagcttctgctcgAAGTACCAGAAAAAGAGAACCTGTGCTTCAGAGAGCAGGTGCCGAAAGTGAATGCCAACTCAGCAGAGCCCGCTGCCCCGTGGATGCCTGCACAAATGACACCGTCGGCGTGGCTGGGAAAGAAAAGCGCCTGAGAAAGGAAAAACCACTGACCCCAGGGTCAGATCTTCACTCCACACAAGTAACCTCTGGCATCACAAAGAAATTATGCTCAACTGAAGAAGCAGGTGATgccaagcatgaggcagaggaaATCAGATCGAAGGGAGCCCAAGAGGGGGAGGCACATTTGCATATCGACGTTTTACGGGGTGGCCCTGAAATGCCCAGCTGCTCACAAGCCAAAAAACACTTTACTTCTGAGCCATTTCAAG aaGACAGCATCCCACAAACacaagtagaaaaaagaaaaacaagcctgTATTTTTCCAGCAAATACAACAAAGAAG CTCTTAGCCCCCCAAGACGCAAAGCCTTCAAGAAATGGACCCCTCCTCGGTCACCTTTTAATCTTGTTCAAGAAACACTTTTCCATGATCCATGGAAGCTCCTCATCGCGACTATATTTCTCAATCGGACCTCAG GCAAGATGGCCATCCCTGTGCTGTGGGAGTTTCTAGAGAAGTACCCTTCAGCTGAGGTGGCCCGAACTGCTGACTGGAGGGACGTGTCTGACCTTCTTAAGCCTCTTGGTCTCTATGATCTCCGTGCAAAAACCATCATCAGGTTCTCAG ATGAGTATCTGACAAAGCCGTGGAGGTATCCGATTGAGCTTCATGGGATTGGTAAATACGGCAATGACTCCTACCGGATCTTCTGTGTCAATGAGTGGAAGCAG
- the Mbd4 gene encoding methyl-CpG-binding domain protein 4 isoform X3, translated as MSLCKEDVAVGLRNVGEDGKELVIGSGCSSLLQEPTASTLLSGTAETECHEPALCGWERVVKQRSSGKTAGRFDVYFISPQGLKFRSKRSLANYLLKNGETFLKPEDFDFTVLSKGAIRPGYEDQSLAALASQQPNKTDISNRNLRTRSKREADVPPLPSGNSELPASSRPLNSAPLLLKEDAGSGTMRKPKRKVTVSKGTRNEKTKQRCRKSLSASARSTRKREPVLQRAGAESECQLSRARCPVDACTNDTVGVAGKEKRLRKEKPLTPGSDLHSTQVTSGITKKLCSTEEAGDAKHEAEEIRSKGAQEGEAHLHIDVLRGGPEMPSCSQAKKHFTSEPFQALSPPRRKAFKKWTPPRSPFNLVQETLFHDPWKLLIATIFLNRTSGKMAIPVLWEFLEKYPSAEVARTADWRDVSDLLKPLGLYDLRAKTIIRFSDEYLTKPWRYPIELHGIGKYGNDSYRIFCVNEWKQVHPEDHKLNKYHDWLWENHEKLSLS; from the exons ATGAGCCTCTG caAGGAAGATGTTGCTGTTGGCCTGAGAAATGTGGGAGAAGATGGAAAGGAGCTGGTGATAGGCAGTGGATGTAGCTCCCTTCTCCAGGAGCCCACTGCTTCTACTCTGTTGAGTGGTACTGCGGAGACAGAATGCCATGAGCCTGCCTTGTGTGGATGGGAAAGAGTTGTGAAGCAAAGGTCATCTGGGAAAACTGCAGGAAGATTTGATGTATACTTTATCAG ccCACAAGGACTGAAGTTTCGATCGAAACGTTCGCTTGCTAATTATCTTCTTAAAAATGGAGAGACTTTTCTTAAGCCTGAAGATTTTGATTTTACTGTACTGTCTAAAGGGGCCATCAGGCCAGGTTATGAGGACCAAAGCTTGGCAGCTCTGGCTTCCCAGCAGCCAAACAAAACCGACATTTCAAACCGGAACCTCAGGACACGAAGCAAGCGGGAAGCAGATGTGCCGCCTCTGCCAAGTGGTAATTCAGAGTTGCCAGCTAGCAGCAGACCACTGAACTCTGCTCCTTTGCTGTTGAAAGAAGATGCTGGCTCTGGGACGATgagaaaacccaaaagaaaggTGACTGTTTCgaaaggaactagaaatgaaaaaACGAAACAAAGGTGCAGGAAGagtctctcagcttctgctcgAAGTACCAGAAAAAGAGAACCTGTGCTTCAGAGAGCAGGTGCCGAAAGTGAATGCCAACTCAGCAGAGCCCGCTGCCCCGTGGATGCCTGCACAAATGACACCGTCGGCGTGGCTGGGAAAGAAAAGCGCCTGAGAAAGGAAAAACCACTGACCCCAGGGTCAGATCTTCACTCCACACAAGTAACCTCTGGCATCACAAAGAAATTATGCTCAACTGAAGAAGCAGGTGATgccaagcatgaggcagaggaaATCAGATCGAAGGGAGCCCAAGAGGGGGAGGCACATTTGCATATCGACGTTTTACGGGGTGGCCCTGAAATGCCCAGCTGCTCACAAGCCAAAAAACACTTTACTTCTGAGCCATTTCAAG CTCTTAGCCCCCCAAGACGCAAAGCCTTCAAGAAATGGACCCCTCCTCGGTCACCTTTTAATCTTGTTCAAGAAACACTTTTCCATGATCCATGGAAGCTCCTCATCGCGACTATATTTCTCAATCGGACCTCAG GCAAGATGGCCATCCCTGTGCTGTGGGAGTTTCTAGAGAAGTACCCTTCAGCTGAGGTGGCCCGAACTGCTGACTGGAGGGACGTGTCTGACCTTCTTAAGCCTCTTGGTCTCTATGATCTCCGTGCAAAAACCATCATCAGGTTCTCAG ATGAGTATCTGACAAAGCCGTGGAGGTATCCGATTGAGCTTCATGGGATTGGTAAATACGGCAATGACTCCTACCGGATCTTCTGTGTCAATGAGTGGAAGCAG
- the Mbd4 gene encoding methyl-CpG-binding domain protein 4 isoform X2, producing the protein MKGPKLGDYTAPSITPGENLVPDPPWDRCKEDVAVGLRNVGEDGKELVIGSGCSSLLQEPTASTLLSGTAETECHEPALCGWERVVKQRSSGKTAGRFDVYFISPQGLKFRSKRSLANYLLKNGETFLKPEDFDFTVLSKGAIRPGYEDQSLAALASQQPNKTDISNRNLRTRSKREADVPPLPSGNSELPASSRPLNSAPLLLKEDAGSGTMRKPKRKVTVSKGTRNEKTKQRCRKSLSASARSTRKREPVLQRAGAESECQLSRARCPVDACTNDTVGVAGKEKRLRKEKPLTPGSDLHSTQVTSGITKKLCSTEEAGDAKHEAEEIRSKGAQEGEAHLHIDVLRGGPEMPSCSQAKKHFTSEPFQALSPPRRKAFKKWTPPRSPFNLVQETLFHDPWKLLIATIFLNRTSGKMAIPVLWEFLEKYPSAEVARTADWRDVSDLLKPLGLYDLRAKTIIRFSDEYLTKPWRYPIELHGIGKYGNDSYRIFCVNEWKQVHPEDHKLNKYHDWLWENHEKLSLS; encoded by the exons ATGAAAGGCCCAAAGCTTGGGGACTACACAGCCCCCTCCATCACCCCTGGAGAGAACCTAGTTCCAGACCCGCCTTGGGACCGCTG caAGGAAGATGTTGCTGTTGGCCTGAGAAATGTGGGAGAAGATGGAAAGGAGCTGGTGATAGGCAGTGGATGTAGCTCCCTTCTCCAGGAGCCCACTGCTTCTACTCTGTTGAGTGGTACTGCGGAGACAGAATGCCATGAGCCTGCCTTGTGTGGATGGGAAAGAGTTGTGAAGCAAAGGTCATCTGGGAAAACTGCAGGAAGATTTGATGTATACTTTATCAG ccCACAAGGACTGAAGTTTCGATCGAAACGTTCGCTTGCTAATTATCTTCTTAAAAATGGAGAGACTTTTCTTAAGCCTGAAGATTTTGATTTTACTGTACTGTCTAAAGGGGCCATCAGGCCAGGTTATGAGGACCAAAGCTTGGCAGCTCTGGCTTCCCAGCAGCCAAACAAAACCGACATTTCAAACCGGAACCTCAGGACACGAAGCAAGCGGGAAGCAGATGTGCCGCCTCTGCCAAGTGGTAATTCAGAGTTGCCAGCTAGCAGCAGACCACTGAACTCTGCTCCTTTGCTGTTGAAAGAAGATGCTGGCTCTGGGACGATgagaaaacccaaaagaaaggTGACTGTTTCgaaaggaactagaaatgaaaaaACGAAACAAAGGTGCAGGAAGagtctctcagcttctgctcgAAGTACCAGAAAAAGAGAACCTGTGCTTCAGAGAGCAGGTGCCGAAAGTGAATGCCAACTCAGCAGAGCCCGCTGCCCCGTGGATGCCTGCACAAATGACACCGTCGGCGTGGCTGGGAAAGAAAAGCGCCTGAGAAAGGAAAAACCACTGACCCCAGGGTCAGATCTTCACTCCACACAAGTAACCTCTGGCATCACAAAGAAATTATGCTCAACTGAAGAAGCAGGTGATgccaagcatgaggcagaggaaATCAGATCGAAGGGAGCCCAAGAGGGGGAGGCACATTTGCATATCGACGTTTTACGGGGTGGCCCTGAAATGCCCAGCTGCTCACAAGCCAAAAAACACTTTACTTCTGAGCCATTTCAAG CTCTTAGCCCCCCAAGACGCAAAGCCTTCAAGAAATGGACCCCTCCTCGGTCACCTTTTAATCTTGTTCAAGAAACACTTTTCCATGATCCATGGAAGCTCCTCATCGCGACTATATTTCTCAATCGGACCTCAG GCAAGATGGCCATCCCTGTGCTGTGGGAGTTTCTAGAGAAGTACCCTTCAGCTGAGGTGGCCCGAACTGCTGACTGGAGGGACGTGTCTGACCTTCTTAAGCCTCTTGGTCTCTATGATCTCCGTGCAAAAACCATCATCAGGTTCTCAG ATGAGTATCTGACAAAGCCGTGGAGGTATCCGATTGAGCTTCATGGGATTGGTAAATACGGCAATGACTCCTACCGGATCTTCTGTGTCAATGAGTGGAAGCAG